The Leptodactylus fuscus isolate aLepFus1 chromosome 3, aLepFus1.hap2, whole genome shotgun sequence genome has a segment encoding these proteins:
- the KCNS3 gene encoding delayed-rectifier potassium channel regulatory subunit KCNS3, protein MVYGEFFHRTRSDDEVVKLNVGGFKQCVAQRTLQRFPHTRLGKLLNCHSEEAILELCDDYNVADKEYYFDRNPSLFRYILNFYYTGKLHVMEELCVFSFCQEIEYWGINELFIDSCCSNKYQEKKEIIAEKNWDDKSDVISMGSSSDQSSIFDKELEMFDNQKFGDIRRKIWIRLENPAFSLSAKIFAISSLSVVLTSIVAMCIHSMPEFHQLDDNDREQEDPALEVVEIICIVWFTTELVVRLAAAPSQKKFWKNPMNIIDFVSIIPFYATLVVDTKDEENEGIENMGKVVQILRLMRIFRILKLARHSVGLRSLGATLRHSYHEVGLLLLFLSVGISIFSVLVYYLEKDDKLSPLENIPTCWWWATISMTTVGYGDTHPVTVYGKLVGSVCIICGILVVALPITIIFNKFSKYYQKQKAIDVDGCNEDEPKEKFNDLPYFNIRDIYARRMNSFISSLSSVGIIASNDSTDASSIQEMEDSYN, encoded by the coding sequence ATGGTTTATGGAGAGTTCTTTCatagaactagaagtgatgacGAAGTGGTGAAGCTGAATGTTGGGGGCTTCAAGCAATGTGTGGCCCAAAGAACTCTTCAAAGATTTCCTCATACCAGACTTGGAAAACTACTCAATTGCCATTCCGAAGAAGCCATACTTGAACTCTGCGATGACTACAATGTAGCAGACAAGGAATATTACTTTGACCGGAACCCTTCCCTATTTAGATATATTTTAAACTTTTACTACACGGGAAAGCTTCACGTTATGGAGGAATTGTGCGTGTTCTCCTTTTGCCAAGAGATAGAGTATTGGGGGATTAATGAGCTTTTCATTGATTCTTGTTGTAGTAACAAATATCAGGAGAAGAAAGAAATTATCGCGGAAAAGAATTGGGATGATAAAAGTGATGTCATAAGTATGGGCTCGTCTTCTGATCAGTCGTCTATTTTTGATAAAGAACTGGAGATGTTTGATAATCAAAAATTTGGAGACATTCGTAGGAAAATATGGATCCGACTAGAAAACCCCGCATTCTCTCTGTCTGCCAAGATTTTTGCCATCTCTTCATTAAGTGTCGTCTTAACCTCCATCGTCGCCATGTGTATCCACAGCATGCCTGAGTTCCACCAACTTGATGACAACGATCGAGAGCAAGAAGATCCAGCTCTCGAGGTGGTGGAGATCATATGCATTGTGTGGTTTACCACTGAACTGGTTGTACGTCTTGCGGCAGCTCCATCTCAAAAAAAATTCTGGAAGAACCCCATGAACATTATAGATTTTGTCTCTATTATCCCATTTTATGCCACCTTAGtcgtagacaccaaggatgaggAGAATGAAGGTATAGAGAACATGGGAAAAGTTGTTCAAATTCTACGACTTATGAGGATATTTCGGATTCTAAAGCTTGCAAGACATTCTGTTGGGTTAAGATCTTTAGGAGCCACTTTAAGACATAGCTACCATGAAGTTGggcttttacttttatttttgtcTGTTGGGATTTCAATATTTTCCGTCCTAGTTTATTACCTGGAAAAAGACGATAAACTTTCTCCTCTTGAAAACATTCCTACTTGCTGGTGGTGGGCCACCATTAGTATGACCACTGTTGGCTATGGTGACACTCACCCGGTGACCGTCTATGGGAAGCTTGTTGGCAGCGTTTGCATTATTTGTGGAATATTAGTGGTTGCTCTTCCAATAACTattatttttaacaaattttcTAAATACTATCAAAAGCAGAAAGCCATCGATGTGGATGGGTGCAACGAGGATGagccaaaagaaaaatttaacgaTCTCCCTTATTTCAACATTCGAGATATATATGCAAGAAGGATGAATTCCTTCATTTCAAGTCTTTCTTCTGTTGGCATTATTGCAAGCAATGACTCAACAGATGCTTCCAGTATCCAAGAAATGGAGGATTCTTACAACTAG